The proteins below are encoded in one region of Betaproteobacteria bacterium:
- a CDS encoding polysaccharide deacetylase family protein: MASPWQPTLAIKATLALHAAALAGCVLVPTLWPWALGVLVVNHAIITTAGLLPRTTLLGPNLTRLPDSAVARREIAITIDDGPDPEVTPRVLDLLDAAHAKATFFCIGWRARESPVLCREIVARGHRVENHGDSHANAFACFGPRRMKADIAAAQTTLTDLTGQAPRYFRATAGLRNPFLDAVLHGLGLQLASWTRRPYDTRCGDPDIVFQRLTRDLGPGDILLLHDGHAASMADGRPVILAVLPRLLATLNDHQLTPVTLHDATS; this comes from the coding sequence ATGGCATCCCCCTGGCAGCCAACCCTCGCCATCAAAGCCACACTCGCCCTGCACGCTGCCGCACTCGCCGGCTGCGTGCTTGTACCCACCCTCTGGCCATGGGCGCTGGGCGTGCTGGTCGTCAACCACGCCATCATCACCACCGCCGGGCTGCTGCCGCGCACCACGCTGCTTGGCCCCAACCTGACCCGCCTGCCGGATTCCGCCGTCGCCCGCCGCGAAATTGCCATCACCATCGACGACGGCCCGGACCCGGAAGTCACCCCCCGCGTCCTTGACCTGCTCGACGCCGCCCATGCCAAGGCCACCTTCTTCTGCATCGGCTGGCGCGCCCGCGAAAGCCCGGTACTGTGCCGCGAAATCGTCGCTCGTGGCCATCGTGTCGAGAACCATGGGGACTCGCACGCCAACGCCTTTGCCTGCTTTGGTCCACGCCGCATGAAGGCCGACATCGCCGCCGCCCAGACCACCTTGACCGACCTAACTGGCCAGGCGCCACGCTATTTCCGCGCCACCGCCGGCCTGCGCAATCCCTTTCTCGACGCCGTGCTGCACGGCCTCGGCCTCCAGCTGGCGAGCTGGACACGCCGCCCCTACGATACCCGTTGCGGTGATCCAGACATCGTTTTCCAGCGCCTGACCCGCGACCTTGGCCCCGGCGACATCCTGCTCCTGCACGATGGTCATGCTGCTAGCATGGCCGATGGCCGGCCTGTTATCCTCGCGGTATTGCCCCGCCTGTTGGCGACCCTGAACGATCATCAACTCACCCCCGTCACGCTGCACGACGCCACTTCATGA
- a CDS encoding cation:proton antiporter translates to MNTTEIFLIAMAIIFTVPYLIWRLGRTDYFAPLVVVQIMTGILLGPGILGRIYPDYYAFVFNPTVVQSLNGIAWWAVMLFVMIAGVELDFRKAWEYRRESGITAGLALGTPLLLGSAAAGLMLGFDGWMGPKALTWQFVLGVGMACAVTALPILILLMEKLEILRQPIGQRILRYASLDDVAIWAVLALILMDWERMGRQAAFLLTFAVTARLFHKVMVRLDANDRWYAALIWLAVVSFGADWAGLHFMVGAFLAGASMEADWFDQEKMDLLRHHVLLVIMPVFFLSTGLRTNWNVGGSAVFIAAAVLLVASVAGKLIGVHIAGRILKWRPGEASIIGWLLQTKALIMIIFANILLDKQIITSETFTALLLMAVASTMLTVPMAAPKLARLHSLIQRSA, encoded by the coding sequence ATGAATACGACAGAAATTTTCCTGATCGCCATGGCGATCATCTTCACCGTTCCCTACCTGATCTGGCGTCTGGGCCGAACCGATTACTTCGCGCCGCTGGTCGTCGTCCAGATCATGACCGGCATCCTGCTCGGGCCGGGCATCCTTGGCCGGATCTATCCCGACTATTACGCCTTTGTCTTCAACCCGACCGTGGTCCAGTCGCTGAACGGCATTGCCTGGTGGGCGGTCATGCTTTTCGTGATGATTGCCGGGGTCGAACTCGACTTCAGAAAAGCCTGGGAATATCGACGGGAAAGCGGCATCACGGCCGGCCTGGCGCTGGGGACGCCCTTGCTATTGGGTAGTGCAGCGGCAGGCTTGATGCTTGGCTTTGACGGCTGGATGGGACCCAAGGCACTGACCTGGCAGTTCGTGCTCGGCGTTGGCATGGCTTGCGCGGTGACCGCACTGCCCATCCTGATCCTGCTGATGGAAAAACTGGAAATCCTGCGCCAGCCCATCGGTCAACGCATCCTGCGCTATGCCAGCCTGGACGACGTGGCGATCTGGGCGGTTCTGGCGTTGATCCTGATGGACTGGGAACGCATGGGTCGGCAGGCCGCGTTTTTGCTGACCTTCGCGGTAACCGCCCGCTTGTTTCACAAAGTGATGGTGCGCCTTGACGCAAATGATCGCTGGTATGCCGCGTTGATCTGGCTGGCGGTGGTTTCTTTTGGCGCCGACTGGGCCGGACTGCATTTCATGGTTGGTGCCTTCCTGGCCGGGGCGAGCATGGAAGCCGATTGGTTCGACCAGGAAAAAATGGACCTGCTGCGCCATCACGTGCTGCTCGTCATCATGCCGGTGTTTTTCCTGTCGACCGGGCTGCGGACTAACTGGAATGTCGGTGGGTCGGCTGTCTTTATCGCGGCGGCAGTGCTGCTCGTCGCTTCCGTGGCCGGCAAGCTGATTGGCGTTCATATCGCGGGCAGGATTCTCAAGTGGCGACCGGGCGAAGCCAGCATCATTGGCTGGCTGCTGCAGACCAAGGCGTTGATCATGATCATTTTTGCCAATATCCTGCTCGACAAACAAATCATCACCAGCGAAACCTTTACGGCACTGTTGCTGATGGCAGTGGCCAGCACCATGTTGACTGTTCCAATGGCGGCACCGAAGCTGGCCCGCCTGCACTCATTGATTCAGCGTTCCGCCTGA
- a CDS encoding alpha/beta hydrolase — translation MMQMIRNGLVFVLWFFVSLAYADAEPKVVDIPTRPGVTQRLLVLAPLSPKAGVILFAGSHGGLQIALDGSFGWGMGNFLIRSRQLFVDQGLLSVVIDAPSDRQSPPYLVGFRHGAEHAADVQAVIAWVRQQSGLPVWLVGTSRGTQSIAAVATRLSRSDGPDGLVLTSTILTDPKAPPVTAMALEKLSIPVLVAHHELDGCSHCAYSDIPALMQKLDGLPRKQLLSFRDGVSRGDPCQAMAYHGFNGIESEVVGQIAAWILAR, via the coding sequence ATGATGCAAATGATTAGAAACGGGCTCGTGTTCGTGCTGTGGTTTTTTGTTTCGTTGGCTTACGCCGATGCCGAGCCCAAAGTCGTCGATATTCCGACCCGTCCAGGCGTAACTCAGCGTCTGCTCGTTCTCGCCCCGCTCTCGCCCAAGGCGGGGGTGATCCTGTTTGCCGGTAGCCATGGCGGCCTGCAGATTGCCCTAGATGGGTCTTTCGGCTGGGGCATGGGGAATTTCCTGATTCGTAGCCGGCAGTTGTTTGTCGATCAGGGCTTGTTGTCCGTGGTAATTGATGCGCCATCGGACCGGCAGTCTCCACCTTATCTCGTCGGGTTTCGACATGGGGCAGAGCATGCGGCGGATGTGCAGGCGGTGATTGCCTGGGTGCGCCAGCAGTCTGGCTTGCCGGTGTGGCTGGTCGGAACCAGCCGCGGTACGCAATCGATCGCAGCGGTGGCGACGCGCCTGAGTCGGTCTGACGGGCCGGATGGTCTGGTGCTGACCTCGACTATCCTGACCGACCCGAAGGCGCCGCCGGTGACGGCGATGGCACTGGAAAAGCTGAGCATTCCGGTGTTGGTGGCGCATCACGAGCTCGATGGCTGCAGCCATTGCGCTTACAGCGATATACCGGCCCTGATGCAGAAGCTGGACGGTTTGCCGCGCAAGCAGTTGCTGTCGTTCCGCGATGGTGTCAGCCGTGGCGATCCGTGCCAGGCGATGGCGTATCACGGCTTCAATGGCATCGAGTCCGAAGTGGTCGGGCAGATTGCAGCTTGGATACTGGCCCGCTGA
- a CDS encoding MMPL family transporter: MTRPAVRALLIWLLAMLAGAMVVWNSHFSADMSFFLPAKPSAEQQVLVDQLKEGVVTRLLMVAVAGGDAAQRAAASRDLRGRLEKLPEFAAVQNGQSGSLDADRDFLFQHRYLLSPAVKPERFSVNGLRDAIANSVDLLASPAGMMIKPLLPRDPTGEMIEILGALNAGAQPNVREGVWASRDGERAMLLTQTTALGSDTDGQEKAIGLIRSEFAAGSPGGGLTIQVSGPGVFAVTSRATIKHEVSRLSAISTLAIIAVLFFVYRSARLMTLGLLPVVSGALAGIVAVSLVYGTVFGITVGFGSALIGEAVDYSIYYFVQSSKLGVEQWRERFWPTIRLGVLTSICGFAALLFSGFPGLSQLGLYSLSGVLAAAIVTRFILPPLAGNHFAMRDLSHLGPVLIGGIKLLQRLRWPILALALAAVVFLGVNHKHLWHPNLSALSTVSAEESATDMALREDIAAPDARYMAVITAPDREAALQAAERAGQQLDSLIAQGLIGGYDSPTRFLPSLAMQASRRASLPSADELQSRLHAAQADSPLAASKLGGFLEDVGKARTQDNVTRETLNGTSLALVVDSLLLQRPAGWSVLLPLRPAGGDKGMDIAIEPVRAALAGSGALFVDMKNEFDTLYNDYLQEATLLSLAGFIAIVTLLAVTLRSARRLAAVLLPLLIAVVLVIAGLHLAGEQLHLLHLIGMLLIVAVGSNYALFFDRSNSGEGLDSQTLVSMAVANLTTAIGFGTLALSKVPVLHAVGITVGPGAMLALLLSACFVGQRRD; the protein is encoded by the coding sequence ATGACCCGACCCGCCGTTCGTGCCCTGTTGATCTGGCTGCTTGCCATGCTGGCCGGGGCCATGGTCGTCTGGAACAGCCACTTTTCGGCCGACATGTCCTTTTTTCTGCCAGCCAAGCCATCGGCCGAACAGCAGGTACTGGTCGATCAGTTGAAGGAGGGCGTTGTCACGCGCTTGCTGATGGTGGCTGTTGCCGGGGGTGATGCCGCACAGCGAGCCGCGGCGTCCCGCGACTTGCGCGGTCGACTGGAAAAATTGCCCGAATTCGCAGCCGTCCAGAACGGACAGAGCGGCAGCCTGGATGCCGACCGCGATTTCCTGTTCCAGCATCGCTACCTGCTCAGCCCGGCCGTCAAACCCGAACGCTTCAGTGTAAACGGCCTGCGCGATGCCATCGCCAACAGTGTCGATCTGCTTGCCTCGCCAGCCGGCATGATGATCAAGCCACTGCTGCCGCGTGACCCGACGGGCGAAATGATCGAAATCCTCGGCGCCTTGAATGCCGGGGCTCAACCCAATGTTCGCGAAGGTGTCTGGGCCTCGCGCGACGGTGAGCGCGCCATGTTGCTGACCCAGACGACGGCCCTTGGCTCCGATACCGACGGTCAGGAAAAGGCCATTGGCCTGATCCGCAGCGAATTTGCGGCCGGCTCGCCGGGCGGCGGCTTGACGATCCAGGTGTCCGGACCCGGCGTATTCGCCGTCACCTCACGCGCCACCATCAAGCATGAGGTCAGCCGGCTATCTGCCATCAGCACGCTGGCCATCATCGCCGTACTCTTTTTTGTTTACCGCTCGGCCCGTCTGATGACGCTGGGGCTGCTGCCCGTGGTCAGTGGCGCCTTGGCTGGCATCGTTGCAGTCAGCCTGGTTTACGGCACGGTGTTCGGTATCACGGTCGGCTTTGGCTCGGCACTGATCGGCGAGGCGGTCGATTATTCAATCTATTATTTTGTCCAGTCCAGCAAACTGGGTGTCGAACAGTGGCGGGAACGCTTCTGGCCGACCATTCGGCTCGGTGTGCTGACCTCGATCTGCGGCTTCGCGGCGCTGCTATTTTCCGGTTTCCCGGGACTGTCACAGCTGGGCCTCTATTCGCTGAGTGGCGTCCTCGCCGCTGCCATCGTGACCCGTTTCATCCTGCCGCCGCTGGCCGGCAACCACTTTGCCATGCGCGACCTGAGTCACCTCGGGCCGGTCCTCATTGGCGGAATCAAGCTGCTGCAGCGTCTACGCTGGCCCATCCTGGCGCTTGCGCTGGCTGCTGTGGTCTTTCTGGGGGTCAATCACAAGCATCTGTGGCACCCGAATCTGTCGGCATTGAGCACAGTCAGCGCCGAGGAGTCGGCCACCGACATGGCACTGCGCGAAGATATCGCCGCGCCGGATGCCCGCTACATGGCGGTGATCACCGCCCCGGATCGCGAAGCCGCGCTACAGGCGGCCGAGCGTGCCGGACAGCAACTCGATAGTCTCATCGCCCAGGGCCTGATCGGCGGCTACGACAGTCCGACCCGCTTCCTCCCCAGTCTGGCCATGCAGGCTTCCCGCCGTGCCAGCCTGCCGAGCGCGGATGAACTCCAGTCCCGCCTGCACGCTGCCCAAGCTGATTCACCGCTGGCCGCCAGCAAGCTCGGTGGATTTCTCGAGGACGTCGGCAAGGCCCGTACCCAGGACAACGTGACCCGTGAAACCCTGAACGGCACCAGTCTGGCACTTGTTGTCGATTCCCTGTTGCTGCAACGCCCGGCGGGCTGGAGTGTGCTGCTGCCGCTGCGCCCAGCCGGCGGCGACAAGGGCATGGATATCGCCATCGAGCCGGTGCGTGCCGCGCTGGCCGGCAGTGGTGCGTTGTTTGTCGACATGAAGAACGAGTTCGATACGCTGTACAACGACTACCTGCAGGAAGCGACGCTACTCTCACTTGCCGGCTTTATCGCCATTGTCACGCTGCTCGCCGTCACGCTGCGCTCGGCCCGGCGCCTGGCTGCCGTTCTGCTGCCGCTGCTCATCGCCGTCGTCCTGGTCATCGCCGGGCTGCATCTGGCGGGCGAACAACTCCACCTGCTGCACCTGATTGGCATGCTGCTGATTGTTGCCGTCGGCTCCAATTACGCCCTGTTCTTCGACCGCTCGAACAGCGGGGAAGGGCTGGACAGTCAGACGCTGGTCTCCATGGCCGTCGCCAACTTGACCACTGCCATCGGCTTTGGCACGCTGGCCCTCTCCAAGGTGCCCGTCCTGCACGCCGTCGGGATTACCGTTGGACCGGGAGCCATGCTCGCGCTGCTGCTCTCCGCCTGTTTCGTGGGGCAGCGTCGTGATTAA
- a CDS encoding hotdog family protein — protein MPGLPAAHAAVSRYRTVLDRHWIAAHIPHQGDMCLLDAVSEWSENAIACRAISHTSPANPLRAEGRLGAANGIEYAAQAMAIHGALLANANDQPRQGYLTSVRSVSLHVARLDDLRGHLEVQAERLSGDANNILYQFSISHDGRCLLDGRAAVVLDAAALNPSAHGQPENSTKKEIS, from the coding sequence ATGCCTGGACTACCTGCCGCCCATGCAGCTGTCAGTCGATATCGGACCGTGCTAGACCGTCACTGGATCGCCGCCCACATCCCGCATCAAGGCGACATGTGCCTGCTTGATGCGGTCAGCGAGTGGTCGGAAAATGCCATCGCCTGTCGGGCGATCAGTCACACCTCTCCGGCCAACCCGTTGCGCGCCGAAGGCCGTCTTGGCGCCGCCAACGGCATCGAATACGCCGCGCAGGCCATGGCCATCCACGGGGCCCTGCTGGCCAATGCCAATGACCAGCCGCGCCAGGGTTACCTGACCAGTGTGCGCAGCGTCAGCCTGCATGTTGCCCGTCTCGACGACCTGCGGGGTCATCTGGAGGTTCAGGCCGAGCGTCTGTCGGGCGATGCCAACAATATTCTCTACCAGTTCTCGATCAGCCACGACGGCCGCTGTCTGCTGGACGGTCGCGCCGCCGTTGTGCTCGACGCCGCTGCGCTGAATCCGAGCGCCCACGGTCAACCGGAAAATTCGACCAAAAAGGAAATTTCATGA
- a CDS encoding thioredoxin family protein, producing MAYIPTYSEEATDRAEVDALNGAVLIEFGANWCGHCQGAQPLIEAAQRAYPGLRALKIEDGSGRPLGRSFRVKLWPTLIFMKDGVELERLVRPGSEAEISAALARLTA from the coding sequence ATGGCGTATATCCCGACTTATTCTGAAGAAGCCACGGACCGGGCTGAAGTAGATGCCTTGAACGGCGCCGTGCTGATCGAGTTTGGTGCCAACTGGTGTGGTCATTGCCAGGGCGCCCAGCCGTTGATCGAGGCTGCCCAGCGGGCTTACCCCGGTCTGCGTGCGCTGAAAATCGAAGATGGCTCCGGTCGACCTCTTGGCCGCAGTTTTCGCGTCAAGCTTTGGCCGACCTTGATCTTCATGAAGGATGGTGTGGAGCTGGAGCGTCTGGTTCGCCCGGGTAGCGAAGCGGAAATCAGTGCCGCACTGGCCCGGCTGACAGCCTGA
- a CDS encoding beta-ketoacyl-[acyl-carrier-protein] synthase family protein has product MNPLLLSAYTVTTCLGRGIDATRAALRDGRSELVPCAFESVQLDTWIGEVAAVDAERLPESLANYDCRNNRLTQMGLETDGFADRVREAIARYGKTRVGVFLGTSTAGILQTELAYRRRDPATGALPDDFHYRTTHNSFSLAEFTRDYFGLEGMAMAISTACSSSAKVFSAATRQLELGTIDAAIVGGVDTLCLTTLYGFASLQLTSAKPCRPYDAARNGISVGEGAAFALLERTDNPAPGSLLLLGTGESSDAYHMSSPHPEGLGAKMAMAAALRSAGLTAGDIDYINLHGTSTPANDAAEGKAVCALFGNNVPCSSTKGATGHTLGAAGAVEAVICALALTDGFLPGSPGTEELDPSIPVDYVLQARDGQPRRALTNSFGFGGSNCSLILGVAT; this is encoded by the coding sequence GTGAATCCGCTGCTGCTGTCCGCCTACACCGTCACTACCTGCCTCGGCCGCGGAATTGATGCCACGCGAGCCGCGCTGCGCGACGGGCGGAGCGAGCTGGTGCCGTGCGCTTTTGAGAGCGTCCAGCTCGACACCTGGATCGGCGAAGTGGCTGCAGTTGACGCTGAAAGGCTGCCGGAATCGCTGGCCAACTACGATTGCCGCAACAACCGGTTGACGCAGATGGGGCTGGAAACCGACGGCTTTGCCGACCGCGTCCGCGAAGCCATTGCCCGTTACGGCAAGACGCGGGTCGGGGTCTTCCTCGGCACCAGCACGGCGGGCATTCTGCAGACCGAACTGGCCTACCGCCGGCGCGACCCGGCAACCGGCGCATTGCCGGACGATTTCCATTACCGCACGACGCACAATTCCTTCTCGCTGGCCGAATTCACCCGCGACTATTTCGGGCTGGAAGGCATGGCGATGGCAATTTCGACGGCCTGTTCGTCTAGCGCCAAGGTCTTCTCCGCTGCCACCCGCCAGCTGGAACTCGGCACTATCGACGCGGCCATCGTCGGCGGCGTCGATACGCTGTGTCTAACGACACTGTATGGCTTCGCCTCGCTGCAACTGACGTCAGCCAAGCCGTGTCGCCCCTACGACGCGGCGCGCAACGGCATTTCGGTCGGCGAGGGTGCGGCCTTCGCACTACTCGAACGCACTGACAATCCGGCTCCCGGTTCGCTGCTGCTGCTCGGCACTGGTGAATCGAGCGACGCCTACCACATGTCCTCACCGCACCCAGAAGGCTTGGGCGCCAAAATGGCCATGGCAGCAGCGCTGCGTTCGGCCGGGCTGACCGCCGGCGACATTGACTACATCAACCTGCACGGCACCTCGACGCCGGCCAACGACGCCGCTGAAGGCAAAGCCGTCTGCGCGCTGTTCGGCAATAACGTTCCGTGCAGTTCGACCAAGGGCGCCACTGGCCATACGCTGGGTGCCGCCGGTGCGGTTGAAGCGGTGATTTGCGCCTTGGCGCTGACCGATGGCTTTTTGCCCGGTAGCCCGGGGACGGAAGAACTTGATCCATCGATCCCGGTCGATTACGTGCTGCAAGCCCGCGATGGCCAGCCGCGCCGCGCGCTGACCAATTCATTCGGCTTCGGCGGCAGCAATTGCAGCCTGATTCTGGGCGTTGCGACATGA
- a CDS encoding class I SAM-dependent methyltransferase, whose product MTQRFSKALLDEASRPFKNGNRFAYRYARGKLSTDNIFREILKRGLFPNNARFLDLGCGQGCLFAWLLAARKLYEAGNWPINWPGAPKPLQLRGIELMQKDVDRATRAFGSDHPLVRIEQGDMTEADFGSADVITILDALHYFEYALQKDVLRRIRDALPPGGLFLTRVGDASAGLPFKLCNWLDHVVTFSRGHRLPRLYCRPLDEWVAILENLDFIVETAPMHKGKPFANIMLVCHLPK is encoded by the coding sequence ATGACCCAGCGTTTCTCCAAAGCCCTGCTCGACGAAGCCTCCCGCCCTTTCAAGAATGGCAACCGGTTCGCCTATCGCTATGCACGCGGCAAACTGTCGACCGACAACATCTTCCGTGAAATCCTGAAACGCGGCCTGTTCCCGAACAACGCACGCTTCCTTGACCTTGGCTGTGGACAAGGCTGCCTGTTCGCCTGGCTGCTCGCTGCCCGCAAACTGTACGAAGCAGGCAACTGGCCAATCAACTGGCCCGGCGCACCAAAGCCCCTCCAACTGCGCGGTATCGAGCTGATGCAAAAAGACGTCGACCGGGCCACCCGCGCCTTCGGGAGCGATCACCCGCTGGTCCGCATCGAGCAGGGCGACATGACCGAGGCCGATTTCGGCAGTGCAGACGTCATCACCATCCTCGATGCCCTGCATTACTTCGAATACGCGTTGCAAAAAGACGTCCTCCGGCGCATCCGCGATGCGCTCCCCCCCGGTGGTCTGTTTCTGACCCGCGTCGGAGATGCCTCGGCCGGACTGCCCTTCAAACTGTGCAACTGGCTTGACCACGTCGTCACCTTCTCCCGCGGCCACCGCCTGCCGCGCCTTTACTGCCGGCCGCTGGACGAATGGGTGGCCATACTGGAAAACCTCGACTTCATCGTCGAGACGGCACCGATGCACAAAGGCAAACCCTTCGCCAACATCATGCTCGTCTGCCACCTGCCTAAATAA
- the fabG gene encoding 3-oxoacyl-ACP reductase FabG, whose amino-acid sequence MKRALVTGGSGGIGAAICKRLAADGHHVIVHANRSPKKAQAVVDLITAIGGSAEAVAFDVTERAATAAVLDKLLEAGPIQILVNNAGIHADAVFPGMSTEQWRSVVDVSLNGFFNVTQPLTMPMIRTRWGRIINISSVAGITGNRGQVNYSAAKGALHSASKALALELASRGITVNAVAPGIIATDMIEGAFDAETIKSLVPMKRAGKPEEVADLVAFLASDRAAYISGQVISINGGMI is encoded by the coding sequence ATGAAACGAGCCCTTGTCACCGGCGGCAGCGGCGGCATTGGCGCTGCGATCTGCAAGCGCCTTGCCGCTGACGGCCATCATGTCATCGTCCATGCCAACCGCAGCCCGAAAAAGGCGCAGGCGGTGGTCGACTTGATCACCGCCATTGGTGGTAGCGCTGAAGCCGTTGCCTTTGATGTCACCGAGCGTGCTGCAACGGCGGCCGTCCTGGACAAGCTGCTCGAAGCAGGGCCTATCCAGATTCTGGTCAATAACGCCGGCATCCATGCCGATGCTGTTTTCCCCGGCATGAGCACGGAGCAATGGCGTTCCGTGGTCGATGTCTCGCTGAACGGTTTTTTCAACGTTACCCAGCCGCTGACCATGCCGATGATCCGCACGCGCTGGGGTCGGATCATCAATATTTCATCGGTCGCCGGTATCACCGGCAACCGCGGCCAGGTCAATTATTCGGCGGCCAAAGGTGCGCTGCACTCGGCCAGCAAAGCGCTGGCGCTCGAGCTGGCCAGCCGTGGCATCACGGTCAACGCCGTGGCGCCGGGCATCATCGCCACCGACATGATCGAGGGTGCGTTCGACGCTGAAACGATCAAGAGTCTGGTGCCCATGAAACGCGCCGGCAAACCAGAAGAAGTTGCCGATCTTGTCGCCTTTCTCGCCTCGGACCGTGCTGCCTATATTTCGGGGCAAGTCATTTCGATCAATGGCGGGATGATCTGA
- a CDS encoding DUF1615 domain-containing protein: MRRATRLVLLCTVLLAALAGCSLFDENEEEGGALPADMARRADGKTATAWPTSLPEAEVKKRIVRLIPGHAKDRQGWADDLYTAYKTLEVPHATQTYCASIAIIEQESSFQADPTVPGLPAIVRRELEARAGRYGVPALIVTAALSKNSPDGKSYNNRIDALKTEKQLNTLFEDMTGELPFGRQFFANQNPVHTGGPMQVSIDFATQHLKERSYPYPLPKTVRDEVFTRRGGVYFGSAILLDYDVPYDHIVYRFADFNAGRYSSRNAAFQLALGKITGKPLAPDGDLLRYEDGKPAPIPSSVEEAAIGMAKQLDMSRPQIRRDLLLEKTITFGRSPLFNRVFELAEKGGKPLPRQALPQIDLKSPKISRKLTTEWFAKKVEGRYRSCLTRSSGK; the protein is encoded by the coding sequence ATGCGCCGCGCCACCCGTCTCGTACTTCTGTGCACCGTGCTGCTCGCCGCGCTGGCCGGCTGTTCGCTGTTCGACGAAAATGAAGAAGAGGGTGGCGCCTTGCCTGCCGACATGGCGCGCCGTGCCGATGGCAAGACCGCCACCGCCTGGCCGACCTCGTTGCCCGAAGCCGAGGTCAAGAAGCGCATCGTCCGCCTGATTCCCGGCCACGCCAAAGACCGGCAGGGCTGGGCCGACGATCTATACACCGCTTACAAGACGCTGGAAGTCCCGCACGCCACGCAAACCTACTGCGCCAGCATCGCCATTATCGAGCAGGAATCCAGCTTCCAGGCCGACCCCACCGTGCCCGGCCTGCCCGCCATTGTTCGCCGCGAACTCGAAGCCCGGGCCGGGCGCTATGGCGTACCGGCGCTGATTGTCACCGCCGCCTTGAGCAAGAACTCGCCGGATGGCAAAAGCTACAACAACCGCATCGATGCCTTGAAAACCGAAAAGCAGCTCAATACGCTGTTCGAGGACATGACCGGCGAACTACCCTTTGGCCGTCAATTCTTTGCCAACCAGAATCCGGTGCACACCGGCGGCCCGATGCAGGTCAGCATCGATTTCGCCACGCAGCACCTGAAGGAGCGCAGCTACCCCTATCCACTGCCGAAAACAGTGCGCGACGAAGTCTTCACCCGGCGTGGCGGCGTCTATTTCGGCAGTGCCATCCTGCTCGACTACGACGTGCCCTACGACCATATCGTCTATCGTTTCGCCGACTTTAACGCCGGCCGCTACAGCAGCCGCAACGCCGCCTTCCAGCTCGCGTTGGGCAAGATCACCGGCAAGCCGCTGGCGCCCGACGGCGACCTGCTGCGCTACGAGGACGGCAAACCCGCGCCGATCCCCAGCAGCGTCGAAGAAGCAGCCATCGGGATGGCGAAGCAACTCGACATGAGCCGCCCGCAAATTCGCCGCGATCTGTTGCTGGAAAAAACCATCACCTTCGGCCGCAGCCCGCTGTTCAACCGGGTTTTTGAACTGGCCGAAAAGGGCGGCAAGCCGCTACCCCGCCAAGCCTTGCCGCAAATCGACCTGAAAAGCCCCAAGATCAGCCGCAAACTGACCACCGAATGGTTTGCGAAGAAGGTCGAAGGGCGCTATCGGAGCTGTTTGACGCGAAGCAGCGGCAAATAG
- a CDS encoding beta-ketoacyl synthase chain length factor: MSTKPLTAWIEGIGFLAPGLPDWPMARSVLRDEMPLTAAPSVLPAPSILPPAERRRASRVVKLTLAIGLEAAAHAGANVATLATVFSASGADGHNCHALCEQLATDDRQISPTRFHNSVHNAAAGYWGIATGAMAPCQVLCAYDGSFGAGLIDALGQVVLDRQPTLLIAYDSEYPVPLFAKRPVPDVAGIALLLTPERSERSLASITVTPATDAAEHLANADLESLRLAIPALRALPLLQKLARGEAGRVCLDYLPPMQLSVDIGPC, from the coding sequence ATGAGCACCAAGCCGCTGACCGCCTGGATCGAAGGCATTGGTTTCCTCGCGCCCGGCCTGCCGGACTGGCCGATGGCCCGTTCCGTTTTACGCGATGAAATGCCGTTGACCGCAGCGCCCTCCGTCCTGCCGGCACCCAGCATCCTGCCGCCGGCTGAACGCCGGCGAGCCAGCCGGGTCGTCAAGTTAACCCTGGCGATCGGCCTTGAAGCAGCCGCCCATGCCGGCGCCAATGTCGCCACGCTGGCCACCGTGTTTTCTGCCTCGGGTGCTGACGGTCACAATTGCCACGCCCTATGCGAACAGCTGGCCACCGACGACCGCCAGATTTCGCCGACTCGCTTCCACAATTCAGTCCATAACGCCGCCGCCGGTTACTGGGGTATCGCGACCGGAGCGATGGCGCCGTGTCAGGTGCTCTGCGCCTACGACGGCAGCTTCGGCGCCGGGTTGATTGACGCCCTGGGGCAGGTCGTTCTCGACCGCCAGCCAACTTTGTTAATCGCCTACGACAGCGAATACCCCGTACCATTATTCGCCAAGCGACCAGTACCCGATGTGGCTGGTATAGCGCTTTTGCTAACGCCGGAACGCAGTGAGCGCTCGCTTGCATCGATCACTGTCACACCCGCTACCGATGCGGCTGAGCACTTGGCCAATGCTGATCTGGAATCACTGCGCCTCGCCATCCCGGCGCTGCGTGCCTTGCCACTGCTGCAAAAACTGGCGCGTGGCGAAGCGGGCAGGGTATGCCTGGACTACCTGCCGCCCATGCAGCTGTCAGTCGATATCGGACCGTGCTAG